In Ictalurus punctatus breed USDA103 chromosome 3, Coco_2.0, whole genome shotgun sequence, the following are encoded in one genomic region:
- the mfsd2aa gene encoding sodium-dependent lysophosphatidylcholine symporter 1-A isoform X3, whose protein sequence is MARGEGSEQFPVPLLPGKLLRQDGVRKEKKGVSMCSKVCFAIGGAPYQITGSALGFFLQIFLLDVAQLEPFYASIILFSGRVWDAVTDPTVGFLVSRSPWTRRGRMMPWIVLSTPFAVLSYFLIWVVPPVEKGRVVWFLFFYCVFQSLQTCFHVPYSALTMFISSEQKERDSATAYRMTIEVLGTVLGTAIQGQIVGGANAPCLNHTSFLNDSYNVMQLSSKANVSHVTLEDTKRAYMLASGVISIIYVLCAAVLFLGVREQKAVTRVKEEQCLSFVEGLKLLQKHRPYVKLVMGFLFTSLAFMLMEGNFALFLTYTLGLRDDFQNILLVIMLSGTLTIPLWQLFLTRFGKKTAVYVGIMWAVPFMILVVCIESSLIITYIVAVAAGASVAAAFLLPWSMLPDAVDDYKVQNPRSQGHEAIFYSFYVFFTKFASGVSLGISTLSLHFAGYVSRACVQPDSVNLTLKLLVSAAPVSLIILGLLIFRSYPIDEERRRENRTRLHALLHDSSEQDV, encoded by the exons ATGGCGCGAGGCGAAGGCTCGGAGCAGTTTCCTGTCCCTTTACTGCCGGGTAAACTCCTCCGACAGGACGGGGTCAGG aaGGAAAAGAAGGGTGTGTCCATGTGCAGTAAGGTGTGCTTTGCGATAGGTGGAGCTCCATATCAGATTACAGGCAGTGCTCTGGGCTTCTTCCTGCAGATCTTCCTGTTGGACGTGGCACAG ttaGAGCCGTTCTATGCGTCCATCATCCTGTTTTCAGGACGAGTGTGGGATGCCGTTACGGACCCCACTGTGGGTTTCCTTGTTAGTCGGAGTCCGTGGACGCGACGCGGCCGGATGATGCCGTG gattgtGTTGTCCACTCCGTTTGCAGTGTTGAGTTATTTCCTGATCTGGGTGGTTCCTCCAGTGGAGAAAGGGAGAGTGGTGTGGTTTTTATTCTTCTACTGCGTGTTCCAGTCTCTACAGACG tgtttTCATGTGCCTTACTCGGCTCTGACCATGTTCATCAGCTcagagcagaaagagagagattcagCCACAGCGTATC ggatGACTATCGAGGTTCTCGGTACGGTTCTCGGAACGGCTATCCAGGGTCAGATAGTGGGCGGGGCCAATGCACCTTGTTTAAACCACACCTCCTTTTTGAATGACAGCTATAACGTTATGCAGCTGAGCTCCAAGGCCAACGTATCACACGTCACATTGGAGGATACA AAAAGAGCGTACATGCTAGCGTCCGGGGTGATTAGCATCATCTACGTCCTGTGTGCCGCTGTTCTGTTTCTGGGCGTGCGAGAACAAAAAG cTGTCACGCGTGTGAAAGAGGAGCAGTGTTTGTCGTTTGTGGAGGGTCTGAAGCTGCTGCAGAAACACCGGCCGTACGTTAAACTGGTCATGGGTTTCCTCTTCACGTCTCTGGCCTTCATG ctgATGGAGGGAAACTTTGCTCTGTTCCTTACCTACACACTTGGACTGCGCGACGACTTCCAGAACATTCTCCTCGTCATCATG ctgtctggaaccctcaccatccctctgtGGCAGCTGTTCCTCACGCGCTTCGGCAAAAAGACTGCAGTCTACGTCGGCATCATG tgggCGGTCCCCTTCATGATCCTGGTGGTGTGTATTGAGAGCTCTCTCATCATAACCTACATCGTTGCCGTAGCAGCCGGTGCCAGTGTGGCTGCAGCTTTCCTCCTGccatg GTCCATGTTACCCGATGCAGTGGATGATTATAAAGTACAGAATCCCCGCTCTCAGGGTCACGAGGCCATCTTCTACTCCTTCTACGTCTTCTTCACCAAGTTCGCCTCCGGAGTTTCACTGGGCATCTCCACGCTCAGCTTACA ttTTGCAGGATACGTGTCGAGAGCGTGTGTTCAGCCCGACTCGGTGAATTTAACCCTGAAGCTGCTGGTGTCGGCCGCGCCCGTCTCCCTCATCATCCTCGGCCTCCTCATCTTCAGATCCTACCCCATCGacgaggagaggaggagagaaaacCGTACCCGCCTACACGCCCTTCtgca TGACAGCAGTGAACAGGACGTCTGA
- the mfsd2aa gene encoding sodium-dependent lysophosphatidylcholine symporter 1-A isoform X4, with amino-acid sequence MFISSEQKERDSATAYRMTIEVLGTVLGTAIQGQIVGGANAPCLNHTSFLNDSYNVMQLSSKANVSHVTLEDTKRAYMLASGVISIIYVLCAAVLFLGVREQKAVTRVKEEQCLSFVEGLKLLQKHRPYVKLVMGFLFTSLAFMLMEGNFALFLTYTLGLRDDFQNILLVIMLSGTLTIPLWQLFLTRFGKKTAVYVGIMWAVPFMILVVCIESSLIITYIVAVAAGASVAAAFLLPWSMLPDAVDDYKVQNPRSQGHEAIFYSFYVFFTKFASGVSLGISTLSLQSVHLSLSLSLTVSLSLSLSHCLTLSLSLSLSLSLSLSLSLSLSLTLSHCLTLYYCLSHSISLSLFLSVSSPVLLFFSLSACLSLDLSLAVLCSCLLCHYYSFSLYYSIFFLFISLTLTHSLYYTLSRSLSLSVCVCVCVCVCVCVCVCVWSIIILCAH; translated from the exons ATGTTCATCAGCTcagagcagaaagagagagattcagCCACAGCGTATC ggatGACTATCGAGGTTCTCGGTACGGTTCTCGGAACGGCTATCCAGGGTCAGATAGTGGGCGGGGCCAATGCACCTTGTTTAAACCACACCTCCTTTTTGAATGACAGCTATAACGTTATGCAGCTGAGCTCCAAGGCCAACGTATCACACGTCACATTGGAGGATACA AAAAGAGCGTACATGCTAGCGTCCGGGGTGATTAGCATCATCTACGTCCTGTGTGCCGCTGTTCTGTTTCTGGGCGTGCGAGAACAAAAAG cTGTCACGCGTGTGAAAGAGGAGCAGTGTTTGTCGTTTGTGGAGGGTCTGAAGCTGCTGCAGAAACACCGGCCGTACGTTAAACTGGTCATGGGTTTCCTCTTCACGTCTCTGGCCTTCATG ctgATGGAGGGAAACTTTGCTCTGTTCCTTACCTACACACTTGGACTGCGCGACGACTTCCAGAACATTCTCCTCGTCATCATG ctgtctggaaccctcaccatccctctgtGGCAGCTGTTCCTCACGCGCTTCGGCAAAAAGACTGCAGTCTACGTCGGCATCATG tgggCGGTCCCCTTCATGATCCTGGTGGTGTGTATTGAGAGCTCTCTCATCATAACCTACATCGTTGCCGTAGCAGCCGGTGCCAGTGTGGCTGCAGCTTTCCTCCTGccatg GTCCATGTTACCCGATGCAGTGGATGATTATAAAGTACAGAATCCCCGCTCTCAGGGTCACGAGGCCATCTTCTACTCCTTCTACGTCTTCTTCACCAAGTTCGCCTCCGGAGTTTCACTGGGCATCTCCACGCTCAGCTTACAGTCagtccacctgtctctctctctctctctcactgtctcactctctctctcactctctcactgtctcactctctctctctctctctctctctcactctctctctcactctctctctctctctctctctctctcactctctctcactgtctcactctctattactgtctgtctcactctatcagtttgtctctatttctttctgtctcatcccctgtattattgtttttctcactctctgcctgtctgtctctcgatctctctctagCTGTATTGTGTTCTTGTTTACTCTGTCACTATTATTCATTCTCACTTTATTActctatcttttttttattcatctctttgactctcactcactctctgtattacactctctcccgctctctctctctctctgtgtgtgtgtgtgtgtgtgtgtgtgtgtgtgtgtgtgtgtgtgtgtgtgtgtggagtattATTATACTTTGTGCACATTAA
- the mfsd2aa gene encoding sodium-dependent lysophosphatidylcholine symporter 1-A isoform X2, with protein sequence MCSKVCFAIGGAPYQITGSALGFFLQIFLLDVAQLEPFYASIILFSGRVWDAVTDPTVGFLVSRSPWTRRGRMMPWIVLSTPFAVLSYFLIWVVPPVEKGRVVWFLFFYCVFQSLQTCFHVPYSALTMFISSEQKERDSATAYRMTIEVLGTVLGTAIQGQIVGGANAPCLNHTSFLNDSYNVMQLSSKANVSHVTLEDTKRAYMLASGVISIIYVLCAAVLFLGVREQKAVTRVKEEQCLSFVEGLKLLQKHRPYVKLVMGFLFTSLAFMLMEGNFALFLTYTLGLRDDFQNILLVIMLSGTLTIPLWQLFLTRFGKKTAVYVGIMWAVPFMILVVCIESSLIITYIVAVAAGASVAAAFLLPWSMLPDAVDDYKVQNPRSQGHEAIFYSFYVFFTKFASGVSLGISTLSLQSVHLSLSLSLTVSLSLSLSHCLTLSLSLSLSLSLSLSLSLSLSLTLSHCLTLYYCLSHSISLSLFLSVSSPVLLFFSLSACLSLDLSLAVLCSCLLCHYYSFSLYYSIFFLFISLTLTHSLYYTLSRSLSLSVCVCVCVCVCVCVCVCVWSIIILCAH encoded by the exons ATGTGCAGTAAGGTGTGCTTTGCGATAGGTGGAGCTCCATATCAGATTACAGGCAGTGCTCTGGGCTTCTTCCTGCAGATCTTCCTGTTGGACGTGGCACAG ttaGAGCCGTTCTATGCGTCCATCATCCTGTTTTCAGGACGAGTGTGGGATGCCGTTACGGACCCCACTGTGGGTTTCCTTGTTAGTCGGAGTCCGTGGACGCGACGCGGCCGGATGATGCCGTG gattgtGTTGTCCACTCCGTTTGCAGTGTTGAGTTATTTCCTGATCTGGGTGGTTCCTCCAGTGGAGAAAGGGAGAGTGGTGTGGTTTTTATTCTTCTACTGCGTGTTCCAGTCTCTACAGACG tgtttTCATGTGCCTTACTCGGCTCTGACCATGTTCATCAGCTcagagcagaaagagagagattcagCCACAGCGTATC ggatGACTATCGAGGTTCTCGGTACGGTTCTCGGAACGGCTATCCAGGGTCAGATAGTGGGCGGGGCCAATGCACCTTGTTTAAACCACACCTCCTTTTTGAATGACAGCTATAACGTTATGCAGCTGAGCTCCAAGGCCAACGTATCACACGTCACATTGGAGGATACA AAAAGAGCGTACATGCTAGCGTCCGGGGTGATTAGCATCATCTACGTCCTGTGTGCCGCTGTTCTGTTTCTGGGCGTGCGAGAACAAAAAG cTGTCACGCGTGTGAAAGAGGAGCAGTGTTTGTCGTTTGTGGAGGGTCTGAAGCTGCTGCAGAAACACCGGCCGTACGTTAAACTGGTCATGGGTTTCCTCTTCACGTCTCTGGCCTTCATG ctgATGGAGGGAAACTTTGCTCTGTTCCTTACCTACACACTTGGACTGCGCGACGACTTCCAGAACATTCTCCTCGTCATCATG ctgtctggaaccctcaccatccctctgtGGCAGCTGTTCCTCACGCGCTTCGGCAAAAAGACTGCAGTCTACGTCGGCATCATG tgggCGGTCCCCTTCATGATCCTGGTGGTGTGTATTGAGAGCTCTCTCATCATAACCTACATCGTTGCCGTAGCAGCCGGTGCCAGTGTGGCTGCAGCTTTCCTCCTGccatg GTCCATGTTACCCGATGCAGTGGATGATTATAAAGTACAGAATCCCCGCTCTCAGGGTCACGAGGCCATCTTCTACTCCTTCTACGTCTTCTTCACCAAGTTCGCCTCCGGAGTTTCACTGGGCATCTCCACGCTCAGCTTACAGTCagtccacctgtctctctctctctctctcactgtctcactctctctctcactctctcactgtctcactctctctctctctctctctctctcactctctctctcactctctctctctctctctctctctctcactctctctcactgtctcactctctattactgtctgtctcactctatcagtttgtctctatttctttctgtctcatcccctgtattattgtttttctcactctctgcctgtctgtctctcgatctctctctagCTGTATTGTGTTCTTGTTTACTCTGTCACTATTATTCATTCTCACTTTATTActctatcttttttttattcatctctttgactctcactcactctctgtattacactctctcccgctctctctctctctctgtgtgtgtgtgtgtgtgtgtgtgtgtgtgtgtgtgtgtgtgtgtgtgtgtgtggagtattATTATACTTTGTGCACATTAA
- the LOC108263079 gene encoding CD276 antigen, with product MSAHTGTPSWVCCGVHFLLLLAQMSCNMEFEISVPARVQMGMYGESVVLPCTFPVSSSWDAGSSVITWQRQLEVVHSFFYGLDQPQYQSQRYANRTSLFYQEMKNGNASLRLDRTTLEDAGEYTCSISTQLGSQRKSFGLKVAAFYPEPHVHIIMLNDGHVEVVVTSEGGYPSPSLQWLMGNESDITNDTLTQLRQDEHTRLYSVNSKLNLSGTVNSSITFIMKNPDLGQEIRRNIELFSENGGHEHEQNTATPFLLGLATGMLFILIVLIVIIFMCKMSFKKRSSRRGVGSEIQHSESRPCSDHQLQRSTCLSEEREHIAEPHSR from the exons TGGAGTTTGAGATCTCGGTACCCGCTCGTGTGCAGATGGGCATGTACGGCGAGTCGGTGGTTCTGCCCTGCACGTTCCCAGTGAGCAGCTCGTGGGACGCAGGCAGCAGTGTGATCACGTGGCAGCGCCAACTAGAAGTGGTCCACAGTTTCTTCTACGGCCTAGACCAACCGCAGTACCAGAGCCAGAGATACGCCAACCGCACCAGCCTGTTCTACCAGGAGATGAAGAACGGGAACGCGTCGCTCAGGCTGGACCGTACCACTCTGGAGGACGCGGGGGAGTACACCTGCTCCATCAGCACTCAGCTGGGCAGCCAGAGGAAGAGCTTCGGCCTCAAAGTAGCAG CGTTCTACCCCGAGCCTCATGTGCACATCATTATGCTGAACGACGGCCATGTGGAGGTTGTGGTGACCTCGGAAGGCGGGTACCCCTCCCCCtcgctgcagtggctgatgggaaacgaGAGCGACATCACCAACGACACTCTCACGCAGCTGAGGCAGGACGAACACACACGTCTGTACAGCGTGAACAGTAAACTGAACCTGAGCGGCACCGTCAACTcctccatcaccttcatcatgaAGAACCCCGATCTGGGCCAGGAGATCAGGAGGAACATCGAACTCTTCTCAG AGAACGGAGGACATGAACACGAACAGAACACCGCTACACCGTTCCTTCTTGGACTGGCCACTGGGATGCTTTTTATCCTTATAGTTTTAATAGTCATTATTTTCATGTGTAAAATGAGCTTTAAAAAGCGTTCCTCCCGAAGAGGTGTAGGTTCAGAGATACAGCACTCAGAATCACGGCCGTGTTCGGACCATCAGCTACAGAGATCAACATGTTTATCAGAAGAACGCGAGCACATTGCTGAACCTCACAGCAGATGA
- the mfsd2aa gene encoding sodium-dependent lysophosphatidylcholine symporter 1-A isoform X1 produces MARGEGSEQFPVPLLPGKLLRQDGVRKEKKGVSMCSKVCFAIGGAPYQITGSALGFFLQIFLLDVAQLEPFYASIILFSGRVWDAVTDPTVGFLVSRSPWTRRGRMMPWIVLSTPFAVLSYFLIWVVPPVEKGRVVWFLFFYCVFQSLQTCFHVPYSALTMFISSEQKERDSATAYRMTIEVLGTVLGTAIQGQIVGGANAPCLNHTSFLNDSYNVMQLSSKANVSHVTLEDTKRAYMLASGVISIIYVLCAAVLFLGVREQKAVTRVKEEQCLSFVEGLKLLQKHRPYVKLVMGFLFTSLAFMLMEGNFALFLTYTLGLRDDFQNILLVIMLSGTLTIPLWQLFLTRFGKKTAVYVGIMWAVPFMILVVCIESSLIITYIVAVAAGASVAAAFLLPWSMLPDAVDDYKVQNPRSQGHEAIFYSFYVFFTKFASGVSLGISTLSLQSVHLSLSLSLTVSLSLSLSHCLTLSLSLSLSLSLSLSLSLSLSLTLSHCLTLYYCLSHSISLSLFLSVSSPVLLFFSLSACLSLDLSLAVLCSCLLCHYYSFSLYYSIFFLFISLTLTHSLYYTLSRSLSLSVCVCVCVCVCVCVCVCVWSIIILCAH; encoded by the exons ATGGCGCGAGGCGAAGGCTCGGAGCAGTTTCCTGTCCCTTTACTGCCGGGTAAACTCCTCCGACAGGACGGGGTCAGG aaGGAAAAGAAGGGTGTGTCCATGTGCAGTAAGGTGTGCTTTGCGATAGGTGGAGCTCCATATCAGATTACAGGCAGTGCTCTGGGCTTCTTCCTGCAGATCTTCCTGTTGGACGTGGCACAG ttaGAGCCGTTCTATGCGTCCATCATCCTGTTTTCAGGACGAGTGTGGGATGCCGTTACGGACCCCACTGTGGGTTTCCTTGTTAGTCGGAGTCCGTGGACGCGACGCGGCCGGATGATGCCGTG gattgtGTTGTCCACTCCGTTTGCAGTGTTGAGTTATTTCCTGATCTGGGTGGTTCCTCCAGTGGAGAAAGGGAGAGTGGTGTGGTTTTTATTCTTCTACTGCGTGTTCCAGTCTCTACAGACG tgtttTCATGTGCCTTACTCGGCTCTGACCATGTTCATCAGCTcagagcagaaagagagagattcagCCACAGCGTATC ggatGACTATCGAGGTTCTCGGTACGGTTCTCGGAACGGCTATCCAGGGTCAGATAGTGGGCGGGGCCAATGCACCTTGTTTAAACCACACCTCCTTTTTGAATGACAGCTATAACGTTATGCAGCTGAGCTCCAAGGCCAACGTATCACACGTCACATTGGAGGATACA AAAAGAGCGTACATGCTAGCGTCCGGGGTGATTAGCATCATCTACGTCCTGTGTGCCGCTGTTCTGTTTCTGGGCGTGCGAGAACAAAAAG cTGTCACGCGTGTGAAAGAGGAGCAGTGTTTGTCGTTTGTGGAGGGTCTGAAGCTGCTGCAGAAACACCGGCCGTACGTTAAACTGGTCATGGGTTTCCTCTTCACGTCTCTGGCCTTCATG ctgATGGAGGGAAACTTTGCTCTGTTCCTTACCTACACACTTGGACTGCGCGACGACTTCCAGAACATTCTCCTCGTCATCATG ctgtctggaaccctcaccatccctctgtGGCAGCTGTTCCTCACGCGCTTCGGCAAAAAGACTGCAGTCTACGTCGGCATCATG tgggCGGTCCCCTTCATGATCCTGGTGGTGTGTATTGAGAGCTCTCTCATCATAACCTACATCGTTGCCGTAGCAGCCGGTGCCAGTGTGGCTGCAGCTTTCCTCCTGccatg GTCCATGTTACCCGATGCAGTGGATGATTATAAAGTACAGAATCCCCGCTCTCAGGGTCACGAGGCCATCTTCTACTCCTTCTACGTCTTCTTCACCAAGTTCGCCTCCGGAGTTTCACTGGGCATCTCCACGCTCAGCTTACAGTCagtccacctgtctctctctctctctctcactgtctcactctctctctcactctctcactgtctcactctctctctctctctctctctctcactctctctctcactctctctctctctctctctctctctcactctctctcactgtctcactctctattactgtctgtctcactctatcagtttgtctctatttctttctgtctcatcccctgtattattgtttttctcactctctgcctgtctgtctctcgatctctctctagCTGTATTGTGTTCTTGTTTACTCTGTCACTATTATTCATTCTCACTTTATTActctatcttttttttattcatctctttgactctcactcactctctgtattacactctctcccgctctctctctctctctgtgtgtgtgtgtgtgtgtgtgtgtgtgtgtgtgtgtgtgtgtgtgtgtgtgtggagtattATTATACTTTGTGCACATTAA